The Trichosurus vulpecula isolate mTriVul1 chromosome 4, mTriVul1.pri, whole genome shotgun sequence genome contains a region encoding:
- the LOC118847834 gene encoding structure-specific endonuclease subunit SLX1-like: MGPAEDSRAAKKPQPFFGVYLLYCLNPKYRGRVYVGFTVNPSRRVQQHNAGRKKGGAWRTSGRGPWEMVLIVHGFPSDVAALRFEWAWQHPGASRRLAHISGKARKEGAFFFHLRVLAQMLQVAPWNRLPLTVRWLQQDFQQELSPPPPQHMPLAFGPLQPGLTQGGRRGVGKEADDVFCSLCQQPVQDKDGPLCCPHPNCPLNAHLICLAEEFLQEEPQQLLPLKGCCPGYRNTLLWGDLIRLYQAYPSNLEEVESDLEETHWTDEMKT, encoded by the coding sequence ATGGGGCCCGCGGAAGACTCTCGGGCGGCGAAGAAGCCGCAGCCATTTTTCGGGGTCTACCTTCTCTACTGTCTCAACCCCAAATACAGAGGCCGCGTCTACGTGGGCTTCACGGTGAACCCCTCTCGGCGAGTCCAGCAGCACAACGCCGGGCGCAAGAAGGGAGGGGCGTGGAGGACTAGCGGGCGAGGACCATGGGAAATGGTCCTCATCGTCCACGGCTTTCCCTCTGATGTGGCTGCCCTTAGGTTTGAGTGGGCCTGGCAGCACCCTGGGGCCTCCCGTCGCCTGGCTCacataagtggcaaagccaggaagGAGGGGGCCTTTTTTTTCCACCTTCGGGTACTGGCCCAGATGCTACAGGTGGCCCCTTGGAATCGGTTGCCCCTCACCGTGCGCTGGCTACAACAGGACTTCCAGCAGGAACTCAGCCCTCCACCTCCCCAGCATATGCCTCTTGCTTTTGGGCCTTTGCAACCAGGCCTCActcaaggaggaaggagaggggtagGCAAGGAAGCAGATGACGTCTTCTGCTCTCTCTGCCAACAGCCAGTCCAGGATAAGGATGGACCCCTTTGCTGTCCTCACCCCAACTGTCCATTGAATGCTCACCTAATTTGCCTTGCTGAAGAATTCCTTCAAGAGGAACCTCAACAGCTTCTGCCCCTGAAGGGCTGCTGCCCAGGCTATAGGAACACTTTGTTGTGGGGAGACTTGATCCGTCTATACCAGGCATATCCTAGCAATCTGGAAGAGGTAGAATCTGACCTTGAAGAGACACACTGGACGGATGAAATGAAGACTTAG